In Quercus lobata isolate SW786 chromosome 12, ValleyOak3.0 Primary Assembly, whole genome shotgun sequence, a genomic segment contains:
- the LOC115970565 gene encoding uncharacterized protein LOC115970565, whose protein sequence is MDISLVLGFSDEDKVGTIQLHDDALVVTLRIGGYDVRRVMVDHGSAADIMYPNLYKGLGLKPEHLTTYSSPLVSFEGRMVVPKSQIRLPVQAGTDVVEVDFIVVDVFSPYTAIMGQPWLHTLGAVSSTLHQKVKYPFGGQVLEIVGSQVAVRLADEAKCEDLERVMVTDDPEKFFQVGAKLPSRKKEQLVEFLRENVDVIAWSPYEALGIDPNFICHQLNVNPAIVLKRRPPRRPSKEHAEAVRSEVAKLKQAGAIKEVFYPQWLANTVVVKKKTGK, encoded by the exons ATGGACATCTCGTTGGTTTTGGGCTTTTCAGATGAAGACAAAGTAGGAACCATACAGCTACATGATGATGCTCTGGTGGTCACACTGAGGATCGGCGGGTACGATGTGAGAAGGGTGATGGTTGACCATGGTAGCGCTGCTGATATAATGTACCCTAACTtatacaaggggctaggtttgaagccTGAGCACTTGACAACTTACAGTTCAcctttggtgagttttgagggaagaATGGTCGTCCCAAAAAGTCAAATAAGGCTACCAGTACAGGCCGGtacggatgtggtggaggtaGACTTCATCGTCGTAGATGTTTTCTCTCCATACACGGCTATTATGGGCCAACCTTGGCTCCATACCTTGGGGGCAGTCTCCTCTACCCTACACCAGAAGGTAAAATATCCATTCGGAGGCCAAGTTTTGGAGATAGTAGGAAGCCAGGTTGCAGTTCG ACTAGCCGATGAGGCAAAATGTGAAGATCTGGAAAGGGTAATGGTTACTGATGATCCTGAGAAATTCTTCCAAGTTGGGGCTAAACTGCCTTCGCGAAAGAAGGAGCAGTTGGTAGAATTCCTCAGAGAAAATGTCGATGTAATCGCCTGGAGTCCATACGAAGCCCTGGGTATAGATCCGAACTTCATCTGCCATCAACTCAATGTGAATCCTGCCATTGTTTTGAAGAGACGGCCACCTCGGCGACCATCAAAGGAGCACGCCGAAGCCGTTAGGAGTGAGGTGGCCAAGCTCAAGCAGGCCGGGGCTATTAAGGAGGTTTTTTATCCCCAatggttagccaacacggtggtggtaaagaagaagactgGGAAGTGA